The Bacteroidota bacterium genome window below encodes:
- a CDS encoding rhodanese-like domain-containing protein: MLNTIKNMLGLGAKVNYADLVQQGAIILDVRTKNEYASGHIKGSVNVSVDQLAKNLSKFPDKSKTIITCCASGMRSASAKSILKSNGYSEVYNGGGWTSLRSKL, translated from the coding sequence ATGTTAAATACGATAAAAAACATGCTTGGGCTTGGTGCCAAAGTTAATTACGCTGATTTAGTTCAGCAAGGTGCGATCATTCTGGATGTTCGTACAAAGAATGAATATGCTTCAGGACATATAAAAGGTTCTGTAAATGTTTCTGTTGATCAGCTTGCAAAAAACCTCAGCAAATTTCCTGATAAAAGCAAAACTATAATAACCTGTTGTGCATCCGGAATGAGAAGTGCTTCAGCAAAAAGTATTCTGAAGTCTAACGGTTATTCTGAAGTTTACAATGGGGGCGGCTGGACTTCTTTAAGGTCCAAGCTGTAA
- a CDS encoding sulfite exporter TauE/SafE family protein, whose amino-acid sequence MTPHSVILIALIGILSGILGGMLGLGGAIIIIPALIMFLGYSQQMAQGTALIMMVLPVGALAAFQYYQKGFVDIKASLILAAFFFVGGYFGAKYATQVPQEILKKIFASMLVVIAVKMWFQK is encoded by the coding sequence ATGACACCACATTCAGTTATCTTGATTGCGCTAATTGGAATTCTATCTGGGATCCTTGGTGGAATGCTCGGTTTAGGTGGTGCGATCATTATTATTCCAGCATTGATAATGTTTCTGGGTTACTCTCAGCAAATGGCACAAGGAACAGCGCTCATCATGATGGTTCTTCCGGTTGGAGCTCTGGCTGCATTTCAATATTACCAGAAAGGATTCGTAGATATCAAAGCATCATTGATCCTTGCAGCATTCTTCTTTGTAGGTGGTTACTTTGGGGCAAAATATGCAACTCAGGTTCCGCAGGAAATACTGAAGAAAATATTCGCATCAATGCTTGTAGTGATCGCCGTTAAAATGTGGTTTCAAAAATAA
- a CDS encoding rhodanese-like domain-containing protein produces MNIEKLIKENQGTIVDVRSEMEFSGGHVKGSLNIPLHELPSRMEEIKALKAPLILCCASGGRSGQAYMYLKQLGVDCHNAGSWADVKYVISQTANN; encoded by the coding sequence ATGAATATTGAAAAATTAATCAAAGAAAATCAAGGGACGATTGTCGATGTCAGATCTGAAATGGAATTTTCCGGTGGTCATGTTAAAGGTTCATTGAACATTCCCCTGCATGAATTACCATCCAGGATGGAAGAGATCAAAGCCCTGAAGGCACCATTGATCCTATGTTGTGCTTCAGGTGGCAGAAGTGGTCAGGCGTATATGTACCTGAAACAACTTGGAGTCGATTGTCACAATGCCGGATCATGGGCTGACGTTAAATATGTAATTTCACAAACTGCAAATAATTAA